The following are encoded together in the Silurus meridionalis isolate SWU-2019-XX chromosome 2, ASM1480568v1, whole genome shotgun sequence genome:
- the papolg gene encoding LOW QUALITY PROTEIN: poly(A) polymerase gamma (The sequence of the model RefSeq protein was modified relative to this genomic sequence to represent the inferred CDS: inserted 1 base in 1 codon) yields the protein MKEMSASGNNMLGGQQPQKHYGITSSISLAFPRDIDHMYTQKLMEAMKPFGVFEDEDELNHRLAVLGKLNSFVKEWIADISESKNLPPSAVANVGGKIFTFGSYRLGVHTKGADIDALCVAPRHVERSDFFTSFFEKLKQHDEIKDLRAVEDAFVPVIKFKFDGIEIDLLFARLALQSIPDNLDLRGDSLLRNLDIRCIRSLNGCRVTDEILYLVPNKENFRLTLRAIKLWAKRRGIYSNMLGFLGGVSWAMLVARTCQLYPNAVAATLVHKFFXVFSKWEWPNPVLLKQPEDSNLNLPVWDPRVNPSDRYHLMPIITPAYPQQNSTYNVSTSTRTIMSEEFKYGLTVTDEILLGKAEWSKLFEPPNFFQKYKHYIVLTASASTEENHLEWVGLVESKIRVLVGNLERNEYITLAHVNPQSFPWSKESRNDNDFVSMWFIGLIFKKLENADCVNIDLTYDIQSFTDTVYRQASNINMLKDGMTIEATHVKKKQLHQYLPAELVHRGKKKSLGDLNRSSNGGGSKRCSLDGSQLDSSRDTDTGTPFSSPTPISKSFKSASTPDDSSTPSKPSVPMFVDSSPSPEVSPPKNEPGMSIPVIGTKTSVAQVAKHTVPVAGSTIPTVVGRNVMPRMSPPNTSSSDLTNGLNGAAPKRPHSPSLEEPHKKLKDTEPQVFADDYNFKEPYPPSPNGQETVDDPASEGHSITKPMPIPTIDTSRTQRLPSKELPDASSPVPTSNLRVIKNSIRLTLNR from the exons GCTTGCAGTTCTTGGTAAACTGAATTCGTTTGTTAAAGAGTGGATTGCAGATATCAGTGAATCAAAG AATCTGCCACCTTCAGCTGTAGCAAATGTTGGGGGCAAAATCTTTACCTTTGGGTCCTATAGACTGGGAGTGCACACAAAAG GCGCTGATATTGATGCCTTGTGTGTGGCACCTCGACATGTTGAAAGGAGTGATTTTTTCACATCGTTTTTTGAAAAACTGAAACAGCATGATGAGATCAAGGACTTACGG gCTGTAGAAGATGCATTTGTACCAGTGATCAAATTCAAGTTTGATGGCATTGAG ATTGATCTTCTTTTTGCCAGACTTGCCCTGCAGTCTATCCCAGATAACCTGGACCTTAGAGGTGATTCTCTGCTCAGAAACCTGGATATTAGATGTATTCGCAGTTTAAACG GTTGTCGTGTCACTGATGAAATCCTGTATTTGGTGCCCAACAAAGAGAACTTTAGACTTACTCTGCGGGCCATCAAACTGTGGGCTAAGC GTCGAGGAATTTACTCCAATATGCTTGGTTTCCTGGGTGGGGTGTCTTGGGCCATGCTGGTGGCCAGAACCTGTCAGCTTTACCCAAACGCTGTGGCGGCCACACTTGTGCACAAATTCT TTGTCTTTTCCAAATG GGAGTGGCCAAATCCTGTCCTTTTAAAGCAACCTGAAGACAGTAACTTGAATCTGCCAGTCTGGGACCCGCGG GTTAACCCATCAGACAGGTACCATTTGATGCCAATTATCACACCTGCATATCCCCAGCAAAACTCTACCTACAACGTGTCCACCTCCACCCGCACCATCATGAGCGAAGAGTTCAAATATG gCCTTACAGTTACAGATGAAATCCTACTGGGGAAGGCTGAATGGTCCAAGTTGTTCGAGCCACCAAACTTTTTTCAAAAGTACAA ACATTATATTGTGCTCACTGCCAGCGCCTCAACTGAAGAGAACCACCTCGAATG GGTTGGGCTGGTAGAGTCAAAGATTAGAGTGCTGGTTGGCAATTTGGAGCGAAATGAATACATCACACTTGCTCATGTGAATCCACAGTCTTTTCCCTGGTCGAAGGAGAGTCGCAATGA TAATGACTTTGTTTCGATGTGGTTCATTGGATTAATTTTCAAAAAGTTGGAGAATGCAGACTGTGTGAACATTGATCTGACCTACGACATCCAGTCCTTTACAGACACTG TCTACAGGCAAGCCAGTAACATTAACATGTTAAAGGACGGAATGACTATTGAAGCCACGCATGTCAAGAAGAAGCAgctacatcaatacctgcctGCGGAACTTGTGCACAGAGGCAAGAAGAAG AGCTTGGGAGATCTTAATCGCAGTTCAAATGGTGGTGGATCTAAACGCTGTTCACTGGATGGAAGTCAGCTGGACAGTTCCAGAGACACAGATACAGGCACCCCGTTCAGCTCTCCGACCCCAATTAGTAAAAGTTTCAAGTCAGCCTCCACACCTGACGACAG CAGTACTCCATCCAAGCCTTCAGTTCCCATGTTTGTGGATAGCTCGCCATCCCCGGAGGTGTCTCCTCCAAAGAATGAGCCAGGAATGTCCATTCCAGTCATTGGAACAA AGACATCAGTCGCACAGGTGGCCAAGCACACAGTGCCCGTTGCAGGGAGCACCATTCCCACTGTGGTGGGCCGAAACGTGATGCCTCGTATGAGCCCGCCCAACACCAGTTCGTCTGACCTGACTAACGGCCTGAATGGAGCTGCACCTAAGAGACCCCACTCCCCTTCACTGGAGGAGCCACACAAGAAACTAAAAGACACAGAGCCG caaGTGTTTGCTGATGATTATAACTTTAAAGAACCATACCCACCTTCCCCTAATGGCCAGGAAACAGTAGATGACCCAGCATCA GAGGGTCATTCAATTACAAAGCCTATGCCCATTCCCACTATCGATACATCAAGGACACAG AGGCTACCCAGTAAAGAACTGCCAGACGCTTCCTCTCCAGTACCTACAAGCAATTTGCGTGTCATTAAGAACTCAATCAGACTCACCCTTAACCGATAG